AGCCGGTCAATGCGCTGCTCCAGTTCATCGCCTGCCAGCAGCGGGCGGTTTCCCTGACGCGCCACTCGATCCCGAATGACGTTTCGATCTGCCGTCAATGAAATCACAATACCCGATTTTCTCATTAACTCGCGGTTTTCCGAACGGAGTACCATGCCTCCACCGGTCGTCACCAGAATACGTTTGCGGAGAGCCAATTCCTTTAACAATTCCGTCTCCCGGTCACGAAAATACGCTTCCCCCTCCGACGCAAAAATCTCCGGAATGGTGCGATTTTGCCGTTTGACGATTTCCTGGTCCGTATCGATCCACGGCCAGCCAATCCGCTGCGACAATACTCTGCCAAGCGTCGACTTGCCCGTCCCCATAAACCCAATCAGATAAATATTCAACTTACATCCCCCTTGGTACCCCTGCTCCCTGCGAAACGATGCACCGTCCCGCCGTGTCTGTCCTTTCTCTATCTTCGCAGATACCTTGCAAATTCCTGCTTTGTCTATAAATAAACCTATCATGTACCCGTTTTTAAAATAAAAAACCCCCACCATATGGTTGGTCATCAAATCAGGGTTCAAACCTCAAAATCAATCCTGTTCTCCCGTTCGCGTGTCTTACTTCCTGCCAACCAGAGAAGTACGACGGCGGCAAGAAGAATCAGACCAGAAAGCAGCATGGACAGGTTGTAGCTGTGTGTGGCAGCAGTGATAACCCCTGCGACGATCGGGCCGACGACCTGCCCTACACCCGAATTTGGCATCTAAAACATTGGTGGTGGAGGAACTGCAAATCATCACGGCGACGGGCCGATCGCCAGACGACGCCCTGCAAGAAAACCCGGTCGCCATCACCTTCCGGGAAGGATGCACGTACCGGCGAGTATTGGAGAGATGGGCAACGGGTCGGGGATTCACGTTGCTGAAGACGATGGAGTGTGCAAGCATCGACACGATTTTGCAGCTTGTTGCGGGCGGCTTGGAGATTTCCATGATGCCAAAAGCGATTATAGAACAGTCGAAATGGAGCCATCAGTTGGCTGCGCATCCTGTGGATGACAACAAGGGGCTTGTGACTACCCATGCCGTTTGGAGACATGCCGCTCATCTGCCGCGCCCCCTTTCGGCCCTACTTGCGCAACTGTCCGAATAGGATGAAGAGAATCAGGATACCCGCGCGGTCGCTCACGCCTGACGAATTGTCGAGTTCAGCTGAAACGGATACCACGGGTGCGTGAAGTCTACCTTACCGCGGATATTCACGTTACGAGCATATTGACGTTATTGGAGAACTCTGTTCATTAACAACATCCACAGGAGACCTCCTTGTTTGAACGTGACATGAAAAGTCAATACTTATTACAGTGAATGTGTGAGATTAGATACCTCCATCCTAAGCTGAAAAAATAGTCATAACCACCGGCTTAGTCGGTGGCTTCCGTCAGCCCTATAAGGGCATGTTACAAGCAAGCGCCTCAAAGGCGCACTGAAAGTCTGCCAACCGCGTGTTACCACAGGCTAGCCCCTGAAAAAGGGCCTCTTTACACGCCCTTTTTCACCGACTCACCCGTAAACGGGTCGATCAGTTCTTTCATCGTTAGTTGTTCATAATTCTTGTCCTCCACTAGCTGGTTACGGATGTATTCTTCAATCACTTTCTTATTTCGCCCCACCGTATCCACATAGTACCCTCTGACCAGAATTGACGGTTACCATACCGGTACTTCATATTCGCAAACTTATCAAAAATCATCAGCGAGCTTTTTCCCTTTAAATAGCCCATAAACTCCGGTACACTTAGCTTGGGCGGGATACTCACCAGCATGTGAATATGATCTGGGCAGGCTTCTGCTTCGACGATCTCCACTCCTTTTCGTTCGCATAGCTCCCGTATAATCTTTCCGATCTCTCTTTTTAATTTCCCGTATATGACTTGTCTTCGGTACTTTGGCGCAAACACGATGTGATATTTGCAGTTCCATTTGGTGTGTGCTAGACTGCTTTTGTCCATCCCTTGTCCTCCTTGATTGATGGTAGCGGTTGGCAGACCGGCTCCCATCTTATCATTGGGTTCAAGGGATGACTACTTATAGCTATAAGCTTTCCTGAACCCCCAGTCGAACTGGGGGTTTTCTTATACAAAAAATCCTGTAGTAGCAAGTGTTTGCTACTACAGGATACACATACTAGAATCAAATGTGGTTGCAATTCGGGTTGAATATTAGTTAATGATTACTTGCTTGCATTTTCTTTTTCGATTTCATTGAAGACTTCCTGGGCCACTCTAAAGCTGTCAATTGCCGCCGGCACACCACAATAGATGGCGGTTTGCAGAAAGACTTCCTGGATTTCTTCTTTCGTTAAGCCATTGTTAATCGCTCCACGAACGTGCAGCTTAATCTCATGCGGGCGATTTAATGCGGTTA
The sequence above is a segment of the Effusibacillus dendaii genome. Coding sequences within it:
- a CDS encoding shikimate kinase, with the protein product MNIYLIGFMGTGKSTLGRVLSQRIGWPWIDTDQEIVKRQNRTIPEIFASEGEAYFRDRETELLKELALRKRILVTTGGGMVLRSENRELMRKSGIVISLTADRNVIRDRVARQGNRPLLAGDELEQRIDRLLKERAELYNEADIQIDTTSGDIDAAVRELLANPAFPLR
- a CDS encoding LysR substrate-binding domain-containing protein; the encoded protein is MRRSGRRPALHPNLASKTLVVEELQIITATGRSPDDALQENPVAITFREGCTYRRVLERWATGRGFTLLKTMECASIDTILQLVAGGLEISMMPKAIIEQSKWSHQLAAHPVDDNKGLVTTHAVWRHAAHLPRPLSALLAQLSE